CCGTCCCGCCCGGTCCGGATCCGTTGTTAAACCCCGCCTCGCGCACGTCGAGCGGTTTCTGGCCCCGCACCACCTGGCGCGCCACGGACTGCAGCCCGTAGTGAACGATCAGCCACGCGCCCAGGAGAATGAGCAGAAGATCCGCCGCCCGGGTCACCAGGGAGAACGCGGCGGCGTTGTCCTTTCCGATCCCCATGAGCGAAAAGAGCCCCACCATCCCGACTTCGAAGACCCCGAGACCTCCCGGCGTGTGGGGGAGGCTGTTGATGATGTTGGTCACGAGATAAATCGCGCAGAGATACTCGACCCCCAGGAGAACCCGGTCCCGCGAGAAGAAGAAAAAGACCCACGGCCGCAGAAGGATCGAGAGCGCCGACAGAAGCGTCACCGCCTGCGAGACGAGGAACACCTTCCGGCGCCTCAGGAACGCCTGCCGGACAAGGTCCTCCATCTCCTCCGCCCGCCGCCGGGCCCGCGCCAGCTTTCGGCGGAGTCCCTTGAACACCGCCAGGCACCGGATGATCCGGACCGTGGGCTTCAGATTCCCGAGGAAGGCGTAAAGAAGGAACCCGAAAAGCGCCGTCAGGACGACCATGCAGGAGACGATCAGGATCTCCTGCCGCGGCGAGAAGTCGAGCCTCCAGAGCGCCACTCCCGCCGAGACGACCATCACCAGAAGGAGCGCCCCGATCTCCTGGAATTTCGCCACGATGATCGTGGCCAGGACTTTGCGCTTGGGCTCTCCATGAAGATTGGCGACGTAGAGGAGCTTGAGGGGCTCGCTGCCGAGATAGATCGTCGGCGCCATGAAGTTGATGGGAAAGCCCATGAAGTTGGCCTTGAGCGCGGTCCCGAGAGGAACCTTCAATCCCTCCGCCCGCATCAGGATCGTCCAGCTCACCGCGGGGGCGATCAGCGTCATCGCCGCCGTGAGCGCGTAGAGGCACATGCCGAGCGCCCCGAGCTCGCGCACGGCCCGGAGGGCCGCGACGTCGAACTGCCGGTAGACGAGAACCGCCAGGGAGACGCCCAGGACGAT
The window above is part of the Planctomycetota bacterium genome. Proteins encoded here:
- a CDS encoding lysylphosphatidylglycerol synthase transmembrane domain-containing protein, coding for MWKKLLFAGSIVLGVSLAVLVYRQFDVAALRAVRELGALGMCLYALTAAMTLIAPAVSWTILMRAEGLKVPLGTALKANFMGFPINFMAPTIYLGSEPLKLLYVANLHGEPKRKVLATIIVAKFQEIGALLLVMVVSAGVALWRLDFSPRQEILIVSCMVVLTALFGFLLYAFLGNLKPTVRIIRCLAVFKGLRRKLARARRRAEEMEDLVRQAFLRRRKVFLVSQAVTLLSALSILLRPWVFFFFSRDRVLLGVEYLCAIYLVTNIINSLPHTPGGLGVFEVGMVGLFSLMGIGKDNAAAFSLVTRAADLLLILLGAWLIVHYGLQSVARQVVRGQKPLDVREAGFNNGSGPGGTAQ